One window from the genome of Rhizobium sp. Pop5 encodes:
- a CDS encoding phosphotransferase gives MAVFTELSDEDRQTIAAAYGFTSLLSVIGIADGDSETTYLFRTREGEFIVTLFENGAQPIDLERAFETMEALHRHGVPCPIPLRTVDGHATSLAAGRLVATVSFVPGASPTFAGPAKCISLGRVTAQIHSILERGAKCASTALPIGTVHGALVQENVFFLGENVSGVINFRLRHEDALVSELADVLVGWAGETNGNLNKERACALLQGYQEVRCLTDKERQALPGFIMASTSKRFASRKERAYLPEIAVSAYRSVTSDILA, from the coding sequence ATGGCTGTTTTTACTGAACTTTCTGACGAAGATCGCCAAACCATTGCCGCGGCCTACGGGTTTACATCACTTCTGTCGGTGATTGGGATTGCGGACGGCGACTCCGAGACGACGTACCTGTTTCGGACCAGGGAAGGCGAATTCATCGTTACACTTTTCGAGAATGGAGCCCAGCCAATAGACTTGGAAAGGGCTTTCGAAACCATGGAGGCGCTTCATCGACATGGCGTCCCCTGTCCCATCCCACTACGCACTGTCGACGGCCACGCCACGTCCCTGGCCGCAGGTCGGTTGGTTGCCACTGTCAGCTTCGTCCCAGGCGCATCGCCGACGTTTGCAGGTCCGGCAAAATGTATAAGCCTGGGTCGCGTTACGGCTCAAATCCACTCTATCTTGGAACGGGGGGCGAAATGCGCATCAACGGCTCTTCCCATTGGGACAGTTCACGGTGCATTGGTCCAGGAGAACGTCTTTTTCCTCGGCGAGAATGTCAGCGGGGTCATCAACTTCAGGCTACGGCACGAGGATGCGCTTGTGTCGGAACTTGCTGATGTGCTTGTCGGTTGGGCGGGCGAAACCAACGGAAACCTCAACAAAGAGCGCGCTTGCGCGCTACTGCAAGGTTACCAGGAAGTCCGATGCCTGACTGATAAAGAAAGGCAGGCGCTGCCAGGTTTCATAATGGCTTCGACATCGAAGCGATTTGCCAGTCGGAAGGAAAGAGCCTACCTACCGGAGATCGCCGTGTCAGCCTATCGGTCGGTAACGTCCGACATTCTCGCTTAA
- a CDS encoding helix-turn-helix domain-containing protein, which produces MARSESEPLLEIGQLLKATRKGRHLTQEQVADMAGISRPRYREIETGSSAARTTTLINIARALGLELMLIPQAMVPAVDALLRPHDDVDDLPAFMARPDGDENV; this is translated from the coding sequence ATGGCACGGTCCGAGTCAGAACCCTTGCTGGAAATCGGGCAGTTGCTGAAGGCTACGCGTAAAGGCCGGCATTTGACTCAAGAGCAGGTTGCCGACATGGCGGGTATATCGCGTCCCCGCTATCGTGAGATAGAAACCGGAAGCAGTGCTGCGCGAACGACGACACTGATCAATATCGCCCGCGCTCTGGGGCTTGAATTGATGCTTATACCGCAGGCGATGGTCCCGGCCGTCGATGCGTTGCTGCGGCCTCATGACGATGTCGATGATCTCCCGGCATTCATGGCGCGTCCAGACGGGGATGAGAATGTCTGA
- a CDS encoding LysR family transcriptional regulator — translation MLTSDDLAFFSVLTSSKSLAESARKLNVTPPAVTQRLRALEEKAGVRLIDRSGRRLRLTEEGSLVASHSVIVSDAIDSLAEALADRKGVVRGHLRVAAPHGFGRVYVAPVVEAFAREHGNASATLQLSDHPSALLVESYEVVVHIGASTHLDQVVTTLAPNNRILCASPKYLASAPPISTPADLARHRCLVVRENEEDVTLWRFSGSRQESATVRVNPIMSSNDGAVIRDWALAGQGIMMRSEWAVAEDLAKGQLKQVLPNWKLPPADILAILGSRHGRSARTAAFLTMLRQSLKPLPWRADHP, via the coding sequence ATGTTGACGTCCGACGATCTCGCCTTTTTTTCGGTTCTCACAAGCTCGAAATCTCTCGCGGAAAGCGCGAGAAAGCTGAACGTAACGCCTCCAGCGGTGACCCAGCGCCTGCGCGCGCTTGAAGAGAAAGCCGGAGTAAGGCTGATCGACCGGTCCGGCCGTCGCCTGCGCCTTACCGAGGAGGGCTCATTGGTCGCTTCTCACAGCGTTATCGTCAGCGATGCCATAGATTCGCTTGCCGAGGCGCTGGCTGACCGCAAGGGTGTCGTTCGCGGGCACCTCAGGGTCGCAGCACCTCACGGATTTGGAAGGGTCTACGTTGCGCCGGTCGTGGAGGCGTTTGCGCGAGAGCATGGCAATGCCAGTGCTACCCTGCAACTTTCCGACCATCCCTCGGCTCTGCTCGTTGAGAGCTATGAAGTCGTTGTTCACATCGGGGCATCCACGCATCTGGACCAGGTCGTGACCACACTTGCGCCGAACAATCGAATTCTGTGCGCAAGTCCAAAATACCTCGCTTCGGCTCCGCCTATTTCTACGCCCGCCGATCTTGCTCGGCATCGGTGCCTAGTTGTTCGCGAGAACGAGGAGGACGTGACGCTCTGGCGGTTCAGTGGATCACGGCAGGAAAGTGCGACAGTGCGCGTTAACCCCATCATGTCGAGCAACGATGGCGCCGTCATTCGTGATTGGGCATTAGCTGGTCAGGGAATCATGATGCGGTCCGAATGGGCCGTTGCTGAAGACCTCGCTAAGGGACAGCTGAAGCAGGTTCTTCCCAACTGGAAGCTACCGCCGGCCGATATTCTCGCAATCCTCGGATCGCGGCACGGACGAAGCGCAAGGACTGCGGCGTTCCTGACGATGCTACGCCAGTCGCTGAAACCGCTCCCTTGGAGAGCCGACCATCCATAG
- a CDS encoding aldehyde dehydrogenase family protein, with amino-acid sequence MVSLRENQFYIGGEWQEFADIIHLPVVDPASEEVVGHIAAGDAHHVDQAVAAAREAFPAFSQSSVSERLALLGRMHSLLLERSDLFADTLVKEMGAAITFARASQVPFAAEHIRVQMEVLEKYRFLTVDQHTATAKEAIGVCALITPWNWPLYQITAKVAPAIAAGCTIVLKPSELSPYSALLFAELMHDAGIPAGVFNLVNGTGESVGGALASHPDVDMISITGSTRAGVLVAQAAAPTVKRVVQELGGKSPNILLDDADFREAVAKGVLAGMRNVGQSCSAPTRMLVPAHRLGEVEGLASATARAIRVGAPLDPLTDMGPIANRAQFERVQIMIQAGIDDGAKLLCGGLGRPAGLNRGFFTQPTIFSEVTSDMRIAREEIFGPVISIIPYKDEDEAIAIANDTVYGLGAHVQSSDPERARRVAARVRAGQVHINYPAWDGAAAFGGYKRSGNGREYGVCGLEEYLETKSILGY; translated from the coding sequence ATGGTGAGCCTACGGGAAAACCAGTTTTATATTGGCGGAGAATGGCAAGAATTCGCCGATATAATCCATTTGCCTGTGGTGGATCCGGCCTCGGAAGAAGTCGTGGGGCATATTGCTGCGGGCGATGCTCATCATGTCGACCAAGCAGTTGCCGCGGCACGCGAGGCCTTCCCTGCGTTTTCTCAATCATCTGTGTCAGAAAGACTCGCTCTGCTTGGCAGGATGCATTCGCTCCTCCTGGAAAGATCCGATTTGTTCGCGGATACCCTCGTCAAGGAGATGGGGGCAGCGATTACGTTCGCGCGGGCTTCCCAGGTTCCTTTCGCTGCCGAGCACATCCGCGTCCAGATGGAGGTTCTGGAGAAGTACCGGTTTCTGACAGTCGATCAGCACACCGCGACCGCCAAAGAGGCGATCGGAGTTTGTGCGCTAATTACCCCCTGGAACTGGCCACTTTACCAGATCACCGCCAAAGTCGCACCCGCGATCGCGGCAGGCTGCACTATCGTTCTCAAGCCCAGTGAACTTTCACCTTATAGCGCCCTGCTCTTTGCCGAGTTGATGCACGACGCCGGCATTCCGGCCGGAGTATTCAATCTGGTCAACGGTACAGGTGAGAGCGTTGGTGGAGCGCTCGCCAGCCATCCGGACGTCGACATGATCTCGATCACTGGCTCCACCCGCGCAGGGGTACTCGTTGCGCAGGCTGCCGCACCGACCGTGAAGCGCGTGGTGCAGGAACTCGGCGGCAAGTCGCCGAACATTTTGCTCGACGATGCCGACTTCCGCGAGGCGGTCGCGAAGGGCGTGCTCGCCGGCATGCGCAATGTGGGCCAGTCGTGCAGTGCGCCGACGCGCATGCTCGTGCCCGCACATCGGCTGGGCGAAGTGGAAGGACTTGCAAGCGCCACTGCACGCGCCATTCGAGTCGGCGCTCCGCTTGATCCGTTGACGGATATGGGGCCGATCGCCAATCGTGCTCAGTTCGAGCGGGTGCAGATCATGATCCAAGCCGGCATCGATGATGGAGCGAAGCTGCTATGCGGCGGCTTGGGCCGGCCGGCCGGGCTCAATAGGGGCTTTTTCACACAGCCGACGATCTTTTCCGAGGTGACCTCGGACATGCGCATAGCTCGTGAGGAAATCTTCGGCCCAGTGATTTCAATCATCCCCTACAAGGATGAGGATGAGGCAATCGCGATCGCTAACGACACTGTCTATGGATTGGGCGCCCATGTCCAGTCATCAGATCCGGAGCGCGCACGGCGGGTCGCCGCACGCGTCCGTGCCGGCCAGGTTCATATCAATTATCCGGCTTGGGACGGAGCGGCCGCCTTCGGTGGCTACAAGCGCTCGGGTAACGGCCGCGAGTATGGCGTCTGCGGGCTCGAAGAATATCTCGAGACGAAGTCCATCCTGGGTTACTGA
- a CDS encoding recombinase family protein gives MVTAIQTREIGHMYALKRVVLYARYSTDQQSPASIETQLDLGKEFVLRQGWHLADTFVDAGVSGLSFETRPGLQAALARSNIGAYDVFLCLTLDRLSRDLEHSARILKILQFHDVELWTVHGAAAVSTMELGLRAVLSQKVLEQVRYRTREGLKTVAKHGRVPGGICYGYRVRREFDDSGKPVRGLRSIDIEEAATIVWIYEQYANGMSPVRIAEELNAGGVPGPRGRLWQGTAIRGHRNRGSGILNNQTYIGLIVFNRLAYRKNPATERRVSRENAGRAPCCPGGAIAQDR, from the coding sequence ATGGTGACCGCGATTCAAACCAGGGAGATCGGGCATATGTATGCCCTCAAGCGCGTCGTACTCTACGCGCGTTATTCAACAGATCAACAAAGCCCCGCGTCGATCGAAACTCAGCTCGATCTAGGAAAGGAATTCGTCCTGCGACAAGGTTGGCATTTGGCCGACACTTTCGTCGATGCCGGTGTCAGCGGCTTGTCATTTGAGACGCGGCCCGGCCTCCAGGCCGCGTTGGCGAGGTCGAACATCGGCGCATATGACGTCTTTCTCTGCCTCACCCTCGATCGCCTTTCTCGCGACCTTGAGCACAGCGCTCGCATTCTCAAGATACTGCAGTTTCATGATGTCGAACTGTGGACGGTTCACGGCGCCGCGGCGGTGTCGACAATGGAACTGGGGCTGAGGGCGGTTCTCAGTCAGAAAGTGCTAGAACAAGTTCGCTACCGCACGCGCGAAGGCCTGAAGACTGTCGCCAAGCATGGCCGGGTGCCAGGCGGTATTTGTTATGGCTACAGAGTGCGACGTGAGTTCGATGATAGCGGGAAGCCGGTGCGCGGCCTGCGTTCGATCGACATTGAAGAGGCGGCAACCATCGTCTGGATTTATGAGCAGTACGCGAACGGCATGAGCCCTGTCAGGATCGCAGAAGAACTCAATGCTGGCGGTGTACCCGGTCCGCGCGGCCGACTTTGGCAGGGGACCGCAATTCGCGGTCATCGAAATCGCGGCAGCGGCATTCTGAACAATCAGACCTATATCGGACTGATCGTCTTCAACCGCCTCGCCTATCGGAAGAATCCCGCGACAGAACGTCGGGTCTCACGGGAGAATGCGGGCCGAGCACCATGTTGTCCAGGAGGTGCCATCGCTCAGGATCGTTGA
- the tnpB gene encoding IS66 family insertion sequence element accessory protein TnpB (TnpB, as the term is used for proteins encoded by IS66 family insertion elements, is considered an accessory protein, since TnpC, encoded by a neighboring gene, is a DDE family transposase.): MIPSNVKVFLASHPIDFRKGPDSLLSLVRDAGSDPFSGSLYVFRAKRADRIKIVWWDGSGVCLYAKRLEKAQFCWPRIGHSRVQLNHAQLLALVDGMDWKRVRFTPVKPPEIVG, encoded by the coding sequence ATGATCCCGTCGAACGTAAAGGTCTTTCTCGCGAGCCATCCAATAGACTTCCGCAAGGGGCCAGATAGCTTGCTATCGCTGGTTCGAGATGCCGGCAGCGATCCGTTCAGCGGATCTCTCTATGTCTTCCGGGCGAAGCGAGCGGACCGGATCAAGATTGTATGGTGGGATGGATCCGGGGTTTGCCTTTATGCCAAGCGGTTGGAAAAAGCGCAGTTCTGCTGGCCGCGCATTGGCCACAGCCGGGTCCAGCTCAACCATGCCCAGCTCTTGGCATTGGTCGATGGAATGGACTGGAAGCGGGTTCGCTTTACGCCCGTCAAACCGCCTGAGATTGTTGGGTAA
- a CDS encoding type II toxin-antitoxin system HipA family toxin, translating to MSEVSSDPRSISSLDVLLNDVKVGTIVRTPGDFNAFSFEDSYRATGGFPVLSLSFRAATGGLRKDPKPVARALPAFFANLLPEDKLREAMEKHHAGSVRAGNDFDLLVALGSDLPGAVRVVPSDRTVVRFDNLPAPKPKARFSLAGVQMKLSVIKNTGKGGGLTLPLGDDQGSYIAKFPSTSFPGVSENEYANLALAEAIGMEVPERELVEQSEFEGIPKEFETLSDGKVLLVRRFDRGANGERIHIEDFAQVFGVYPSRKYEGGAYHDIAAALNVAVSSTAALEFVRRLALAAITGNGDMHLKNWSLIYSGEDDKPQLAPVYDVLSTIPYIPADAMALSLAGERPFRALNVQRWKAFANRARLPEAAVLKAAGDTVEQVNGFWWSLPERNVVPAKVLERIDTHVRLMTPVLGTCAE from the coding sequence ATGTCTGAAGTTTCATCCGATCCGAGATCCATTTCGTCGCTCGACGTGCTGCTGAACGATGTGAAGGTCGGCACGATCGTCAGGACGCCCGGCGATTTTAACGCTTTCAGCTTCGAGGACAGTTATCGCGCAACCGGCGGCTTTCCTGTGCTTAGTCTGTCTTTTCGCGCAGCCACTGGCGGCTTGCGTAAGGACCCGAAACCCGTCGCCAGAGCGTTGCCGGCGTTCTTTGCCAATCTGCTTCCCGAAGACAAGCTGCGCGAGGCGATGGAAAAACACCACGCGGGGAGTGTTCGCGCAGGAAACGATTTCGACCTGCTTGTCGCTCTCGGTTCGGATCTGCCTGGCGCAGTCCGCGTCGTGCCGAGTGACAGAACGGTTGTGCGTTTCGACAACCTGCCTGCTCCTAAGCCGAAGGCCCGGTTCTCGCTTGCCGGCGTCCAGATGAAGCTTTCGGTCATCAAGAATACGGGGAAGGGCGGTGGACTGACACTGCCGCTCGGCGACGACCAGGGATCCTACATCGCCAAGTTTCCATCCACCTCGTTTCCCGGGGTGTCGGAAAACGAATATGCCAATCTCGCATTAGCTGAAGCGATCGGGATGGAGGTGCCGGAACGCGAACTTGTCGAGCAATCGGAGTTCGAGGGTATACCAAAGGAATTCGAGACGCTGTCAGATGGAAAGGTCCTGCTCGTCAGACGCTTCGATCGCGGCGCAAACGGCGAGCGCATCCATATTGAGGATTTTGCGCAGGTATTCGGCGTTTATCCCTCGCGGAAATACGAAGGGGGTGCCTATCATGATATCGCCGCAGCCTTGAACGTTGCCGTATCGTCCACCGCTGCTCTTGAGTTCGTCCGCCGACTGGCTCTGGCAGCCATCACCGGCAATGGCGACATGCACCTGAAGAACTGGTCGTTGATCTATAGCGGGGAAGATGACAAACCGCAGCTCGCACCCGTCTATGACGTGCTCTCGACAATCCCTTACATCCCCGCGGATGCCATGGCTCTGTCGCTCGCCGGCGAGCGGCCCTTCAGGGCGCTGAATGTGCAGCGGTGGAAAGCTTTCGCCAATCGTGCACGGCTACCGGAAGCGGCCGTGCTCAAAGCGGCGGGCGATACTGTTGAACAGGTGAACGGATTTTGGTGGTCGCTGCCGGAACGTAATGTCGTTCCGGCGAAAGTTCTCGAGCGTATCGATACGCATGTAAGGCTGATGACGCCGGTCCTTGGCACGTGCGCGGAGTGA
- a CDS encoding transposase, whose product MIEAVPERLEGAPRQFRRRWSDEFKERAVAEAMEPGASVSAIAHRLEIHPSQLFGWRRDARDGRRSARQDQATVSRTTSSGALAVIDVIIGDVVIRAGAGIDEAHLQRVIRAVRSA is encoded by the coding sequence ATGATCGAGGCCGTTCCGGAACGGCTTGAAGGTGCGCCGCGACAGTTTCGGCGGCGCTGGTCCGACGAATTCAAAGAACGGGCAGTGGCCGAGGCGATGGAGCCCGGCGCCAGTGTTTCGGCGATCGCACATCGCCTAGAGATACATCCCTCACAGCTATTTGGTTGGCGCCGTGATGCTCGTGACGGACGCCGATCTGCGCGGCAGGATCAGGCTACGGTATCGAGAACGACGTCAAGTGGTGCGCTTGCGGTGATCGACGTGATCATCGGCGACGTTGTGATCCGGGCTGGCGCTGGGATCGATGAAGCACACCTGCAACGGGTTATCCGAGCGGTGCGCTCGGCATGA
- the argE gene encoding acetylornithine deacetylase — translation MNAKDILEQLVAFPSVVGTPNGDIVAWVKDYLESHGAQVTVLPGPEGDRANLFATIGPKDMPGYILSGHMDVVSASERTWTSDPFRLRAEGDRLFGRGACDMKGFLAAALAGLPAMAKMPLARPIHFAFSYDEEAGCRGVPHMLRQIRNLCAPPSGAIIGEPSSMLAIRGHKGKAAARIEIHGITGHSSRPDKGLNAIHAVTAVMSATQNIVDKLPNSALDQNFEPPYSTLQIGTITGGRSVNVIPDHCVLELEARAVPGVSPADLLEPIKVTAEALEADGFRTVWEISSTYPALSLDADAPLARLMEELSGASTLAAVSFGTEAGLYQAAGIDAIICGPGDISRAHRADEFIRTDELAACEQMLVRLAETLQD, via the coding sequence ATGAATGCTAAAGACATACTCGAGCAGTTGGTCGCCTTTCCGTCCGTCGTCGGGACTCCGAACGGCGATATCGTTGCATGGGTGAAGGACTATCTCGAAAGTCATGGCGCCCAAGTGACTGTCTTGCCCGGACCGGAAGGAGACAGAGCAAATCTATTCGCCACCATCGGCCCGAAAGACATGCCCGGTTACATTCTTTCCGGCCATATGGACGTTGTCTCCGCGTCCGAACGGACATGGACGTCGGATCCTTTCCGCCTGCGGGCTGAAGGCGATCGACTTTTCGGCAGGGGGGCGTGCGACATGAAGGGCTTTCTTGCTGCCGCCCTGGCGGGACTTCCCGCGATGGCAAAGATGCCATTGGCCCGTCCGATCCACTTCGCCTTCTCGTATGATGAGGAAGCCGGCTGTCGCGGTGTACCGCACATGCTACGGCAGATACGGAACCTGTGCGCCCCACCTTCGGGAGCAATTATCGGCGAGCCGAGCAGCATGTTGGCGATCCGAGGTCACAAGGGAAAAGCGGCCGCCCGCATCGAGATCCATGGTATAACCGGCCATTCGTCGCGCCCCGACAAGGGTCTGAATGCCATTCACGCTGTAACTGCGGTGATGTCTGCGACCCAGAACATCGTCGACAAACTACCAAACAGCGCCTTAGATCAGAACTTCGAGCCGCCTTATTCCACTCTACAAATCGGAACGATCACGGGCGGACGCAGCGTCAACGTCATCCCCGATCACTGCGTTTTGGAACTGGAAGCCCGCGCCGTTCCCGGCGTATCGCCAGCGGATCTTCTGGAACCTATTAAGGTGACTGCCGAGGCTTTGGAGGCGGACGGTTTCCGCACCGTATGGGAAATCAGTAGCACCTATCCCGCACTCTCACTTGATGCCGACGCGCCTCTCGCCCGGCTGATGGAGGAGCTAAGCGGCGCGTCGACCTTGGCAGCCGTCAGCTTCGGCACCGAGGCTGGCCTCTACCAGGCCGCCGGCATCGACGCGATCATCTGCGGCCCCGGGGACATCTCCCGCGCCCATCGCGCCGACGAATTCATCCGCACTGATGAACTCGCTGCCTGCGAGCAAATGCTCGTGCGGCTTGCCGAAACCCTGCAAGACTGA
- a CDS encoding glyoxylate/hydroxypyruvate reductase A has product MAFWFNSDRERGLVFAEAFARDLPDLPFAMDISEYDPDEIRYILTWTAPPDLYRFRNLEVVFSIGAGVDQFKPGTLPPGAILVRMVEDGIVRMMQEYVTLAVLALHRKLKAYIGQQADAAWLPLPVRQAAQQRIGILGLGMLAQAVMERLKPFGFPLAAWSRSERQVDGVDCYHGSDGLTPFLARTDILICLLPLTQGTHGLLDARLFATLPAGAALVHVGRGAQLDHDALIAALDEGHLSGAFIDVTEPEPLPPEHGFWRHPKIILTPHVASVTQPETAARAVIDNIKRHRDGLDPIGLVDRDRGY; this is encoded by the coding sequence ATGGCTTTCTGGTTCAATTCGGATCGAGAAAGAGGCCTCGTCTTCGCCGAGGCTTTTGCACGCGACCTACCCGATCTGCCGTTCGCGATGGATATTTCCGAGTATGACCCGGATGAGATCCGCTACATCCTCACGTGGACTGCGCCGCCTGATCTTTATCGCTTCAGGAATTTGGAGGTGGTCTTCTCGATCGGCGCCGGCGTCGACCAGTTCAAACCAGGGACCCTGCCCCCTGGCGCTATCCTCGTCAGAATGGTCGAGGACGGCATCGTCCGGATGATGCAGGAGTATGTGACGCTCGCCGTGCTCGCCTTGCACCGCAAGTTGAAGGCCTATATTGGTCAGCAGGCCGACGCCGCCTGGCTCCCGCTTCCCGTGCGTCAGGCAGCCCAGCAGCGGATCGGTATCCTGGGCCTTGGCATGCTCGCTCAGGCCGTCATGGAGCGACTGAAACCCTTCGGCTTTCCGCTTGCCGCATGGAGCCGCTCGGAACGACAGGTGGATGGTGTTGACTGCTATCATGGGTCGGACGGGCTCACGCCGTTTCTGGCGCGCACCGACATCCTGATCTGTCTCCTGCCGCTGACGCAAGGGACGCATGGGCTGCTTGATGCCAGGCTCTTCGCGACCCTTCCGGCCGGCGCGGCGCTCGTCCATGTGGGGCGCGGCGCGCAACTCGATCATGACGCGCTCATTGCGGCTCTCGACGAGGGACATCTGTCCGGCGCGTTCATTGATGTCACCGAGCCTGAGCCCTTGCCCCCAGAACATGGTTTCTGGCGACATCCAAAGATCATTCTGACGCCACACGTTGCAAGCGTTACGCAACCGGAGACGGCAGCTCGCGCTGTTATCGACAACATCAAACGTCATCGCGACGGCCTCGACCCGATCGGGCTTGTCGATCGCGACCGCGGTTATTGA
- a CDS encoding Lrp/AsnC family transcriptional regulator: MKYLLDRTDEQILVELKANARISHAELSAKVNLSRNAVRVRIERLEREGFIRGYTIVTCDGGNSQHITTALIFVYRHDRMRGGDVIQALRKISEVVACDVMTGDFDLLVRVESHEADRIRQIWQLIAEMPGVRDTLTAFALSSVIRK; encoded by the coding sequence ATGAAATATCTCCTCGATCGCACTGACGAACAGATACTCGTCGAATTGAAGGCGAATGCCCGAATTTCCCATGCGGAGTTGTCGGCGAAGGTGAACCTTTCTCGAAATGCCGTGCGTGTGCGGATCGAACGACTTGAGCGAGAAGGCTTCATCAGGGGATATACGATCGTCACCTGCGATGGGGGAAATAGCCAACACATCACAACCGCACTGATTTTCGTCTACCGTCACGATCGCATGAGGGGCGGCGACGTCATTCAGGCGCTACGGAAAATCTCGGAAGTCGTGGCTTGCGACGTTATGACCGGTGATTTCGATCTCCTTGTGAGGGTCGAGTCACATGAGGCTGACCGCATCCGGCAGATTTGGCAGTTGATTGCCGAGATGCCCGGCGTGCGCGATACGCTGACTGCGTTCGCTCTCTCCTCGGTAATTCGAAAATAG
- a CDS encoding cupin domain-containing protein: protein MSLLKTIVPNSTETPREARPGPERLIAGDPLFKTWAQDVARDDMIHTGVWEATPGLTRSVKGETFEFCHILAGVVEITPDGGEPVTYKAGDSFVMKPGFIGTWRTVETVRKIYVTVM from the coding sequence ATGTCCCTCCTCAAGACCATCGTACCCAACAGCACCGAAACACCGCGTGAGGCTAGGCCCGGCCCCGAACGCCTGATCGCCGGCGATCCCTTATTCAAGACCTGGGCTCAGGACGTGGCGCGAGACGATATGATTCATACCGGCGTCTGGGAAGCGACGCCTGGCCTGACGCGCTCCGTCAAGGGTGAGACATTCGAATTCTGCCACATCCTTGCAGGCGTCGTGGAAATCACTCCGGACGGCGGGGAACCGGTTACCTACAAAGCGGGCGATAGTTTCGTGATGAAACCCGGATTCATCGGCACCTGGCGGACCGTGGAAACCGTCCGGAAGATCTACGTCACAGTCATGTAA